Proteins from a genomic interval of Quercus lobata isolate SW786 chromosome 11, ValleyOak3.0 Primary Assembly, whole genome shotgun sequence:
- the LOC115967745 gene encoding protein LURP-one-related 6-like: MGTRANIIPIINKTYCSSSQVVLVVRRRPHATNGGGFVVTDCNQKVIFRVDGCGILGTKDELILRDGDGDGNALLLIRRKKGGMAEALSIYKKWKGYTFDYEGSQKLVFSLKEPNSCLVRNNAMKISTEPRESNKDWDFRIKGYFPDRDCTIIDTKGDIVAQVGVKKEVQELMASKDLYHVVVKPGVDQAFVFGVIAILDYIYGESTRC; this comes from the exons ATGGGTACAAGGGCTAATATTATTCCAATCATAAACAAGACTTACTGTTCCTCTTCACAGGTTGTCCTTGTAGTTAGGAGGAGGCCACATGCGACAAATGGAGGAGGTTTTGTGGTGACAGATTGTAATCAGAAGGTGATTTTCAGGGTTGATGGGTGTGGTATTCTTGGCACAAAAGATGAGCTGATTCTGAGAGATGGAGATGGTGATGGAAATGCTTTGCTGCTGATCCGCCGAAAG aagggtGGAATGGCTGAGGCACTAAGCATTTACAAGAAATGGAAAGGCTATACATTTGATTATGAAGGGTCTCAGAAGTTAGTTTTCAGCTTAAAAGAACCCAACTCCTGTTTGGTAAGGAACAATGCAATGAAAATCTCCACGGAACCCAGGGAAAGCAACAAAGATTGGGACTTTAGGATCAAAGGCTATTTCCCAGATAGAGATTGTACCATCATCGACACCAAAGGCGACATTGTGGCGCAG GTTGGAGTGAAGAAGGAGGTGCAGGAATTGATGGCAAGCAAGGATCTGTACCATGTGGTGGTGAAACCAGGCGTTGATcaagcttttgtttttggtgtcATTGCTATTCTCGACTATATATATGGTGAATCTACGAGGTGCTAA
- the LOC115968435 gene encoding uncharacterized protein LOC115968435, giving the protein MEVVQLANTEQEIHVEVKVIASNFSWILSGMYASPRSAERYILWENLIKVAGLHNKSWVIAGDFNEPLLGEDKFGGRPVSISRSLLFKDCLDKCNMVDLGFSGPRYTWTTRRDLNNLIQERIDRFFTNLSWCLLYPEARVTHLTRCHSDHCPVLIEAVPKRVTHLNRPFKFQSFWLSNPSFLGVVMTAGSHTRNLSALIEKFTSEMTQWNKNQFGNIFEKKRRLIVTTQTCTSEFRA; this is encoded by the coding sequence ATGGAGGTGGTGCAGCTGGCTAATACAGAGCAGGAAATCCATGTGGAAGTGAAGGTAATTGCTTCTAACTTTTCTTGGATTCTGTCTGGTAtgtatgctagtcctaggaGTGCAGAAAGGTATATTCTGTGGGAAAACTTAATTAAGGTTGCAGGTTTACATAATAAGTCGTGGGTGATAGCCGGGGATTTCAATGAACCCCTATTGGGTGAGGATAAATTTGGAGGAAGACCTGTTAGTATCTCGAGATCCCTCCTATTCAAAGACTGTCTGGATAAATGTAATATGGTTGACCTGGGATTCTCCGGTCCTAGATATACGTGGACAACTAGGAGGGACCTGAACAATCTCATTCAAGAGAGAATTGACCGATTTTTCACGAACCTAAGTTGGTGCCTATTGTACCCAGAGGCTAGAGTAACACATTTAACTCGATGCCACTCTGATCATTGTCCGGTTCTCATAGAAGCAGTTCCTAAAAGAGTCACTCACCTTAATAGACCTTTCAAGTTCCAGAGCTTCTGGTTATCTAATCCTTCGTTTCTTGGGGTTGTGATGACGGCAGGGAGTCATACTAGAAATCTCTCGGctttaatagaaaaatttacAAGTGAAATGACGCAGTGGAACAAGAATCAGTTTGGTAacatttttgagaagaagaggAGGCTAATTGTCACGACCCAAACCTGTACTTCAGAGTTTAGAGCATGA